One Pomacea canaliculata isolate SZHN2017 linkage group LG9, ASM307304v1, whole genome shotgun sequence DNA segment encodes these proteins:
- the LOC112571805 gene encoding uncharacterized protein LOC112571805 — protein sequence MTSGEIVGSWFPSGYYGHFRSKSRNDFVCEYRQLAKPQPPNKFFVRSRQPSARHLFSHHDNRQSFLSDALYFEQGLGRKRSPGKAYSFKPDFYTWIPIQKEIESSRPLVSTYKLDFTNNGVKQLLVRRPKTSFEGPPTTTYRYTHGTAAPNHEELQAIASPALALSAAHRLTRAKSARPACRETVASCLSWYRPAVPAATTTTDFYTSHPSQSLPDPPLLHVPAPPSTAPPAVQTPPSGSAMPEQ from the exons ATGACGAGCGGAGAGATCGTTGGGAGCTGG TTTCCTTCTGGATATTATGGGCATTTCCGCAGCAAATCTAGGAATGACTTTGTGTGTGAATACAGGCAGCTAGCAAAACCGCAGCCACCAAACAAGTTTTTCGTGAGATCAAGG cAACCATCAGCCAGACATCTATTTTCACACCATGACAATCGTCAATCATTCCTCTCAGACGCACTCTACTTTGAACAG gGTTTGGGTAGAAAACGAAGTCCAGGGAAGGCCTACTCCTTCAAACCCGACTTCTACACTTGGATACCCATACAAAAGGAGATCGAAAGCAGTCGCCCATTGGTGTCCACATACAAACTTGACTTTACAAACAACGGTGTCAAACAGCTGTTGGTGCGGCGGCCCAAAACTTCATTTGAAGGCCCGCCCACCACTACGTATCGGTACACCCACGGAACGGCGGCACCCAACCATGAAGAATTGCAGGCCATAGCCAGCCCCGCCCTGGCCCTGAGCGCCGCCCACCGCCTGACTCGTGCCAAGTCTGCGCGACCCGCCTGCCGTGAGACCGTGGCTTCCTGTCTCTCCTGGTACCGCCCGGCTGTTCCAgctgctaccaccaccacagactTCTACACAAGCCACCCCTCTCAGTCCCTGCCCGACCCACCCCTGCTCCACGTTCCAGCACCCCCTTCAACAGCGCCGCCAGCGGTTCAGACGCCGCCTTCAGGATCTGCGATGCCAGAACAATGA